The proteins below are encoded in one region of Belonocnema kinseyi isolate 2016_QV_RU_SX_M_011 chromosome 3, B_treatae_v1, whole genome shotgun sequence:
- the LOC117169826 gene encoding uncharacterized protein LOC117169826: METLKNRRSIFIPFLDKYLEELDARFLKHRALLSRIQNIILAKCAELDEEELNKIVHFFEEEWPNDVNRTTEDLQFDMKIWKWFCSNMPAKERPKTFIEALDVCDIKFYKQIYRFLQICGTLPVTVASSERSFQSCQIYCASSRPSIKPTTD; encoded by the exons ATGGAAACGCTGAAGAATCGGCGATCAatattcattccatttttggataaatatcTAGAAGAGTTGGACGCGAGATTTCTTAAACATCGAGCACTACTGTCAAGGATACAGAATATCATTCTAGCAAAATGCGCAGAACTCGATGaagaagaattaaacaaaatcgtCCATTTTTTCGAAGAAGAATGGCCAAATGACGTCAACAGGACTACGGAAGACTTACAATTTGACATGAAGATATGGAAGTG GTTCTGTTCAAACATGCCTGCAAAAGAGCGGCCAAAAACGTTTATCGAAGCTCTGGACGTCTGCGATATAAAATTTTACAAGCAGATCTACAGGTTTCTCCAAATTTGTGGTACACTGCCTGTCACTGTTGCCTCCAGTGAACGGTCcttccagagctgccagatc tactgcgccagtagtagaccTAGTATCAAGCCAACCACTGACTGA
- the LOC117169243 gene encoding mitochondrial fission process protein 1 isoform X2 produces the protein MDNKDRELDIYRDTPVRYLGYTNEVGEAFRNIVPKSIVWCSYIVACGYVLADTLYKGSKVYQNNLSPERNKKILLSATDTLLWQGLASVVIPGITINRICAGVIYLQRINIRSSLKSRWISTAVGLASIPLIIRPIDLTVENAMDATFRKWTAYHPQHAEDEPKSIK, from the exons ATGGATAATAAAGACCGCGAGCTGGATATCTATCGCGATACACCCGTACGATATTTGG GTTACACAAATGAAGTGGGGGAGGCATTCCGAAACATCGTTCCAAAATCAATCGTATGGTGCAGTTACATAGTTGCTTGTGGTTATGTGCTCGCCGATACTTTGTACAAAGGATCTAAAGTCTATCAG AACAATTTGTCACctgaaagaaataagaaaatactgCTCTCGGCAACTGACACCCTACTATGGCAGGGTCTTGCATCAGTCGTCATTCCAGGAATCACAATTAACAGAATATGTGCAGGAGTTATTTActtgcaaagaataaatattagaAGTAGTTTGAAAAGTCGATGGATTTCAACTGCTGTAGGTCTTGCATCAATTCCACTGATAATTCGTCCAATAGATTTGACAGTGGAAAATGCAATGGATGCCACATTTAGAAAGTGGACTGCGTATCATCCCCAGCATGCAGAAGATGAACCAAAAAGTATCAAATGA
- the LOC117169243 gene encoding mitochondrial fission process protein 1 isoform X3, with translation MFTFCRLIFDNNFGYTNEVGEAFRNIVPKSIVWCSYIVACGYVLADTLYKGSKVYQNNLSPERNKKILLSATDTLLWQGLASVVIPGITINRICAGVIYLQRINIRSSLKSRWISTAVGLASIPLIIRPIDLTVENAMDATFRKWTAYHPQHAEDEPKSIK, from the exons ATGTTTACTTTTTGCCGTTTGATATTTGATAACAATTTTG GTTACACAAATGAAGTGGGGGAGGCATTCCGAAACATCGTTCCAAAATCAATCGTATGGTGCAGTTACATAGTTGCTTGTGGTTATGTGCTCGCCGATACTTTGTACAAAGGATCTAAAGTCTATCAG AACAATTTGTCACctgaaagaaataagaaaatactgCTCTCGGCAACTGACACCCTACTATGGCAGGGTCTTGCATCAGTCGTCATTCCAGGAATCACAATTAACAGAATATGTGCAGGAGTTATTTActtgcaaagaataaatattagaAGTAGTTTGAAAAGTCGATGGATTTCAACTGCTGTAGGTCTTGCATCAATTCCACTGATAATTCGTCCAATAGATTTGACAGTGGAAAATGCAATGGATGCCACATTTAGAAAGTGGACTGCGTATCATCCCCAGCATGCAGAAGATGAACCAAAAAGTATCAAATGA
- the LOC117169243 gene encoding mitochondrial fission process protein 1 isoform X1, which translates to MFTFCRLIFDNNFALKQRGIIMDNKDRELDIYRDTPVRYLGYTNEVGEAFRNIVPKSIVWCSYIVACGYVLADTLYKGSKVYQNNLSPERNKKILLSATDTLLWQGLASVVIPGITINRICAGVIYLQRINIRSSLKSRWISTAVGLASIPLIIRPIDLTVENAMDATFRKWTAYHPQHAEDEPKSIK; encoded by the exons ATGTTTACTTTTTGCCGTTTGATATTTGATAACAATTTTG CTCTAAAACAACGAGGAATTATTATGGATAATAAAGACCGCGAGCTGGATATCTATCGCGATACACCCGTACGATATTTGG GTTACACAAATGAAGTGGGGGAGGCATTCCGAAACATCGTTCCAAAATCAATCGTATGGTGCAGTTACATAGTTGCTTGTGGTTATGTGCTCGCCGATACTTTGTACAAAGGATCTAAAGTCTATCAG AACAATTTGTCACctgaaagaaataagaaaatactgCTCTCGGCAACTGACACCCTACTATGGCAGGGTCTTGCATCAGTCGTCATTCCAGGAATCACAATTAACAGAATATGTGCAGGAGTTATTTActtgcaaagaataaatattagaAGTAGTTTGAAAAGTCGATGGATTTCAACTGCTGTAGGTCTTGCATCAATTCCACTGATAATTCGTCCAATAGATTTGACAGTGGAAAATGCAATGGATGCCACATTTAGAAAGTGGACTGCGTATCATCCCCAGCATGCAGAAGATGAACCAAAAAGTATCAAATGA